The following coding sequences lie in one Halogeometricum rufum genomic window:
- a CDS encoding tubulin/FtsZ family protein — protein MKTVLIGVGQAGGKLTRELVAFDDRMGFGAILDAVAVNSAEADLRDIPFETILVGQDRVKGHGVGGDNELGAEVMQADKREVLSALDGRVTAEAEAIFVVAGLGGGTGSGGAPVLVKELKRIYDVPVYALGILPGDDEGAMYQVNAGRSLKTVAREADSLLLVDNDAFRSSGESLEQGFDAINEAIAQRIGLLFASGEAVEGVAESVVDSSEVINTLRSGGIAALGYAAAESAEDAEGNINAVMSTTRRALLTGTSLPEATEADAALLVVAGKPDTIPRKGVERARRWVEEETGSLQVRGGDFPLDSGRIASLILLGGVERSDRLEAFMQRAKDAVEEAEAAEEREDPASAWSNDELDDLI, from the coding sequence ATGAAGACCGTCCTGATAGGCGTCGGCCAGGCCGGCGGGAAACTCACCCGCGAACTGGTCGCGTTCGACGATCGAATGGGGTTCGGCGCGATACTCGACGCAGTCGCCGTCAACTCCGCCGAGGCCGACCTCCGCGACATCCCGTTCGAGACGATTCTCGTCGGGCAGGACCGCGTGAAGGGCCACGGGGTCGGCGGCGACAACGAACTCGGCGCGGAAGTCATGCAGGCCGACAAGCGAGAGGTGCTGTCCGCCCTCGACGGCCGCGTCACCGCCGAGGCGGAGGCCATCTTCGTCGTCGCCGGACTCGGCGGCGGCACTGGGAGCGGCGGCGCGCCGGTCCTCGTGAAGGAACTCAAGCGCATCTACGACGTGCCCGTCTACGCCCTCGGCATCCTCCCCGGGGACGACGAGGGGGCGATGTATCAGGTGAACGCGGGTCGGTCGCTGAAGACCGTCGCCCGCGAGGCGGACTCGCTGCTCCTCGTGGACAACGACGCCTTCCGGAGTTCCGGCGAGAGCCTCGAACAGGGGTTCGACGCCATCAACGAGGCCATCGCGCAGCGAATCGGCCTCCTGTTCGCCTCCGGCGAAGCGGTCGAGGGCGTCGCCGAGAGCGTCGTGGACTCCTCGGAGGTCATCAACACGCTCCGGTCGGGCGGCATCGCCGCACTCGGATACGCCGCCGCCGAGTCCGCCGAGGACGCCGAGGGCAACATCAACGCCGTGATGAGCACGACGCGGCGCGCCCTGCTCACCGGCACGAGTCTGCCCGAGGCGACGGAGGCAGACGCCGCGCTCCTCGTCGTCGCCGGGAAACCGGACACGATACCGCGGAAGGGCGTCGAACGCGCCCGTCGCTGGGTCGAGGAGGAGACGGGCAGCCTCCAGGTCCGCGGCGGCGACTTCCCCCTCGACTCCGGGCGCATCGCCTCGCTCATCCTCCTCGGCGGCGTCGAGCGGTCGGACCGCCTCGAAGCGTTCATGCAGCGAGCGAAGGACGCCGTCGAGGAGGCCGAGGCGGCCGAGGAACGCGAGGACCCCGCCAGCGCGTGGAGTAACGACGAACTCGACGACCTCATCTAG
- a CDS encoding DUF7310 family coiled-coil domain-containing protein, translating into MPDDTTDLATLASRLDAVERALTDENAAARSTTGGDSAADPSTDAPATVAELERSVAELERSVADLSAELDAVRGLLGGVRAVNDSVERRADLALSLVERLDRDREADGLVAERLPDEAAASVDPADAFGDAADADESDVESLAARLREAL; encoded by the coding sequence ATGCCCGACGACACGACCGACCTCGCGACGCTCGCCTCCCGCCTCGACGCCGTCGAACGCGCCCTGACCGACGAGAACGCCGCGGCGCGTTCGACCACCGGCGGCGACTCGGCTGCCGACCCGTCGACGGACGCTCCCGCGACCGTCGCGGAACTCGAACGCTCGGTCGCGGAACTCGAACGCTCGGTCGCCGACCTGTCCGCCGAACTCGACGCGGTTCGGGGACTGCTGGGCGGCGTCCGGGCGGTGAACGACTCCGTCGAACGCCGCGCGGACCTCGCACTCTCGCTCGTCGAACGCCTCGATCGGGACCGCGAGGCGGACGGGCTGGTCGCCGAACGCCTGCCGGACGAGGCGGCGGCGTCGGTGGACCCGGCGGACGCGTTCGGCGACGCCGCCGACGCGGACGAGTCCGACGTCGAGTCGCTCGCCGCCCGCCTGCGCGAGGCGCTGTGA
- a CDS encoding DUF7311 family protein, with protein sequence MIRAVLAAVLTTAVLAASLPAVEDARADRTATAIDASTERLSAAGSALAFESDPTRDPAVAPTRAVTFSLPPPTWTTAGVGFVAVGGPPDGPGNRSVVTYAVGDGRPTTRRLSVPLPLRTPDGPVVLRGRGDRSVTVSLRRTPAGPALVVGRPTADGAAESAGRAAA encoded by the coding sequence GTGATTCGCGCCGTCCTCGCGGCGGTTCTCACCACGGCGGTGCTCGCCGCGTCGCTGCCGGCGGTCGAGGACGCGCGGGCCGACCGGACGGCGACGGCGATAGACGCCTCGACCGAACGGCTCTCGGCCGCCGGGTCGGCACTCGCGTTCGAGTCCGACCCGACGCGGGACCCCGCCGTCGCGCCGACGCGCGCGGTGACGTTCTCGCTCCCGCCGCCGACGTGGACGACTGCGGGCGTCGGCTTCGTCGCCGTCGGCGGGCCGCCGGACGGCCCCGGCAACCGGTCGGTCGTGACGTACGCCGTCGGCGACGGCCGGCCGACGACCCGGCGACTGTCGGTGCCGCTTCCGCTCCGGACGCCCGACGGACCAGTCGTCCTCCGGGGGCGCGGCGACCGGTCGGTGACGGTGTCGCTCCGGCGAACGCCCGCCGGTCCCGCCCTCGTCGTCGGCCGCCCCACCGCCGACGGGGCCGCCGAGTCGGCGGGCCGCGCCGCCGCCTGA
- a CDS encoding type II/IV secretion system ATPase subunit codes for MSLDFTGVVAAASAALSTVTGAAGPDADRRRDAAHASCRCRHAFETPTGRSTDRTELVVDAADCPGGGDLARAPACRAAVVGALADRDADVVRVRADGFERTYDDDAAGVLLAAGRFVERVAFHDESLADRARRDPVAAVRRATGRAGPVARIAAETGLAAGVERADDYETLLRSYVGPSVARSRVARRPPADAVLLDRRELDTGATVRLYDTGAGQLYHLTPVAHELDAAATATLSAAHECLARGVVRGGERAPGRAVRHVADEDDPVEALSAVLDRHTRGNGVLDDLFADPRVTDVVASAPVESTPVRVALDGERVRTNVRLTPDGAAALASRFRHASGRGFSRASPALDAAVDAPDGSRVRVAGVTAPASDGIGFAFRAHGDGAWTLPGLVAAGTLPAETAAFLSLAVERGATGLVAGTRGAGKTTLLSALLWELPATTRLVTVEDTPELPAEALRDAGRDVQALHTDLADDGSFSPTDAVRTALRLGDGALVVGEVRGEEASALYEAMRVGAHGHAVLGTIHGDSPAAVQERVVSDLGVPESSFAATDLVVTCARDGGDRRVETVAEVRRSDDGVRFESLYERDGDDVCETGVVARGDSSLVAALARHDESYADVLDALDRRTATLAHLAETDQTRPDDRSNVGGDDGGRR; via the coding sequence ATGTCACTCGACTTCACCGGCGTCGTCGCCGCCGCGAGTGCGGCGCTCTCGACCGTCACCGGTGCCGCTGGACCGGACGCCGACCGCCGCCGCGACGCCGCCCACGCCTCCTGCCGGTGTCGGCACGCGTTCGAGACGCCGACCGGGCGGTCGACCGACCGGACGGAACTCGTCGTGGACGCCGCCGACTGCCCCGGCGGCGGCGACCTGGCGCGCGCCCCGGCGTGTCGCGCCGCCGTCGTCGGCGCACTCGCCGACAGGGACGCCGACGTGGTCCGCGTGCGCGCGGACGGATTCGAACGGACGTACGACGACGACGCGGCGGGCGTCCTCCTCGCGGCGGGCCGGTTCGTCGAACGCGTCGCGTTCCACGACGAGTCGCTGGCGGACCGCGCCCGCCGCGACCCGGTGGCGGCGGTCCGCCGCGCGACGGGGCGTGCGGGACCGGTGGCTCGAATCGCCGCCGAGACGGGCCTCGCCGCGGGCGTCGAACGCGCCGACGACTACGAGACCCTCCTGCGGAGTTACGTCGGCCCGTCGGTGGCCCGGTCCCGCGTCGCCCGCCGCCCGCCGGCGGACGCCGTCCTCCTCGACCGCCGCGAACTCGACACCGGCGCGACGGTGCGACTCTACGACACCGGGGCAGGCCAGCTATACCACCTCACGCCCGTCGCCCACGAACTCGACGCGGCGGCGACGGCGACGCTCTCGGCGGCGCACGAGTGCCTCGCGCGCGGCGTCGTGCGGGGCGGCGAACGCGCCCCGGGCCGGGCGGTACGCCACGTCGCCGACGAGGACGACCCGGTCGAGGCGCTGTCGGCCGTCCTCGACCGCCACACCCGCGGCAACGGCGTCCTCGACGACCTGTTCGCCGACCCGCGGGTGACGGACGTGGTCGCGTCGGCGCCGGTCGAGTCGACCCCCGTTCGCGTCGCTCTCGACGGCGAACGCGTCCGCACGAACGTCCGTCTCACCCCGGACGGCGCCGCCGCCCTCGCCTCGCGGTTCCGACACGCCAGCGGTCGCGGGTTCTCCCGCGCCTCGCCCGCACTCGACGCCGCCGTCGACGCGCCGGACGGGTCCCGAGTCCGCGTCGCCGGCGTCACCGCCCCCGCCAGCGACGGCATCGGGTTCGCCTTCCGCGCCCACGGCGACGGCGCGTGGACGCTTCCGGGCCTCGTCGCCGCCGGGACGCTCCCGGCGGAGACGGCGGCGTTCCTCTCGCTCGCCGTCGAACGCGGCGCGACCGGACTCGTCGCCGGAACCCGCGGGGCCGGCAAGACCACGCTCCTCTCCGCCCTCCTGTGGGAACTCCCCGCGACGACGCGCCTCGTCACCGTCGAGGACACCCCCGAACTCCCCGCCGAAGCGCTCAGAGACGCCGGGCGCGACGTGCAGGCGCTCCACACGGACCTCGCGGACGACGGCTCGTTCTCGCCGACAGACGCGGTCCGCACCGCGCTCCGACTCGGCGACGGCGCTCTCGTCGTCGGCGAGGTGCGCGGCGAGGAGGCGAGCGCCCTGTACGAGGCGATGCGCGTCGGCGCGCACGGTCACGCCGTGCTGGGGACGATACACGGCGACTCGCCCGCGGCCGTCCAGGAACGCGTCGTCTCGGACCTCGGCGTCCCCGAGTCTTCGTTCGCGGCGACTGACCTCGTCGTCACCTGCGCCCGCGACGGCGGGGACAGGCGCGTCGAGACGGTCGCCGAAGTCCGACGGAGCGACGACGGCGTCCGCTTCGAGTCGCTGTACGAACGCGACGGTGACGACGTGTGCGAGACGGGCGTCGTCGCCCGCGGCGACAGTTCGCTGGTCGCCGCGCTCGCCCGGCACGACGAGTCCTACGCGGACGTGCTGGACGCGCTCGACCGCCGAACCGCGACGCTCGCCCACCTCGCGGAGACGGACCAGACGCGCCCGGACGACCGGTCGAACGTCGGCGGCGACGACGGAGGGCGTCGATGA